The following proteins come from a genomic window of Pseudomonas sp. Z8(2022):
- a CDS encoding LysR family transcriptional regulator: protein MISNLRQLDLNLLLVFDALMQEGNLTRAAERLHLSQSTVSNALARLRQQLGEELFLRHARGMSPTARATALYPPVRQALQLLQSGLSPAEPFNVQAPHTFNLSLNDYAQAALLPILQAHLAQVAPLVEVVAHGDDADNLLTRLENGALDAAIDYLHFDSPDLHYSPLREEALVVIGRKDHPAFTGGLQLRDYQQARHVIVTPRAGRGSPLEIVLGSAKVRRQAALHLPNYLPIPAIVARTELLGTVPARLAKTFAALFELQVAALPFDMPAVQISLIWHRQQQHDPAHIWLREQLHALLADL, encoded by the coding sequence ATGATCTCGAATTTACGCCAGCTCGATCTCAATCTTCTGCTGGTCTTCGATGCCCTGATGCAGGAGGGCAATCTGACCCGCGCCGCTGAGCGCCTGCACCTGAGCCAGTCGACGGTGAGCAACGCCCTCGCCCGCCTGCGTCAACAGCTGGGCGAAGAATTGTTCCTGCGACACGCGCGGGGCATGTCTCCGACCGCACGCGCCACGGCGCTCTACCCACCCGTGCGCCAGGCGCTGCAGCTGCTGCAGTCTGGCCTGAGCCCGGCGGAGCCTTTCAATGTGCAGGCGCCGCACACATTCAACCTGTCACTCAATGACTACGCTCAGGCCGCATTGCTGCCGATACTGCAGGCGCATCTGGCGCAGGTCGCGCCGCTGGTCGAGGTCGTGGCACACGGCGACGATGCCGACAATCTGCTCACACGTCTGGAAAACGGCGCTCTGGACGCGGCCATCGACTACCTGCACTTCGATTCGCCCGACCTGCACTATTCCCCATTGCGCGAAGAGGCGCTGGTCGTAATCGGGCGCAAGGATCATCCCGCCTTCACCGGAGGACTGCAGCTCAGGGATTACCAGCAGGCGCGCCATGTGATCGTGACGCCACGCGCGGGACGGGGTTCGCCGCTGGAAATCGTGCTCGGCTCGGCCAAGGTCAGACGCCAGGCAGCGCTGCACCTGCCCAACTACCTGCCGATTCCCGCCATCGTCGCCCGAACCGAACTGCTCGGCACCGTACCGGCACGTCTGGCGAAAACCTTCGCAGCACTGTTCGAACTGCAGGTGGCAGCGCTGCCCTTCGACATGCCTGCGGTGCAGATCAGCTTGATCTGGCATCGCCAGCAACAGCACGACCCGGCGCATATCTGGCTGCGCGAACAGCTTCACGCCCTGCTCGCAGACCTGTAA
- a CDS encoding NADH:flavin oxidoreductase — protein MSAPVQALFAPFRLGNLELPTRVVMAPMTRSFSPGGVPNAKVVEYYRRRAAAGVGLIITEGTTVGHKAANGYPNVPRFYGDDALAGWKQVVDAVHAEGGKIVPQLWHVGNVRRLGTEPDASVPGYGPMEKLKDGEVVVHGMTQADIDEVIAAFAQAVRDAKAIGMDGVEIHGAHGYLIDQFFWEGSNQRTDQYGGDLAARSRFAIELIQAVRAAVGPDFPIILRFSQWKQQDYSARLVQTPEQLEAFLKPLSEAGVDIFHCSTRRFWEPEFEGSDLNLAGWTRKLTGKPTITVGSVGLDGEFLQFMVKTDKVAEPASIENLLERLNKEEFDLVAVGRALLVDPDWALKVREGREQDILPFSREALTSLV, from the coding sequence ATGAGCGCTCCCGTTCAAGCCCTGTTCGCCCCGTTCCGCCTCGGTAACCTGGAGCTGCCGACCCGTGTGGTCATGGCACCGATGACCCGTTCCTTCTCGCCCGGTGGCGTGCCCAACGCCAAGGTCGTCGAGTACTACCGCCGTCGCGCTGCTGCCGGCGTGGGCCTGATCATCACCGAGGGCACCACCGTCGGCCACAAGGCCGCCAATGGCTACCCGAACGTGCCGCGCTTTTATGGCGATGATGCCCTGGCCGGCTGGAAGCAGGTGGTCGACGCCGTGCATGCCGAAGGTGGCAAGATCGTGCCGCAGCTCTGGCACGTGGGCAACGTGCGTCGCCTTGGCACCGAGCCGGACGCCAGTGTTCCGGGCTATGGCCCGATGGAGAAGCTCAAGGATGGCGAAGTGGTCGTGCACGGCATGACCCAGGCCGACATCGATGAGGTGATCGCCGCCTTCGCCCAGGCTGTGCGCGACGCCAAGGCCATCGGCATGGATGGCGTGGAGATCCATGGTGCCCACGGCTACCTGATCGACCAGTTCTTCTGGGAGGGCAGCAACCAGCGTACCGACCAGTACGGCGGTGACCTGGCGGCGCGTTCGCGTTTCGCCATCGAGCTGATTCAGGCCGTGCGCGCTGCGGTTGGTCCGGACTTCCCGATCATCCTGCGCTTCTCGCAGTGGAAACAGCAGGACTACAGCGCACGCCTGGTACAGACTCCGGAGCAGCTGGAGGCCTTCCTCAAGCCTTTGTCCGAGGCCGGCGTGGACATCTTCCATTGCTCGACCCGTCGTTTCTGGGAGCCGGAATTCGAAGGCAGCGACCTCAATCTGGCCGGCTGGACGCGCAAGCTGACTGGCAAGCCGACCATCACTGTCGGCAGCGTCGGGCTGGATGGCGAGTTCCTGCAGTTCATGGTCAAGACCGACAAGGTGGCCGAGCCGGCCAGCATCGAGAACCTGCTCGAACGCCTGAACAAGGAGGAGTTCGACCTGGTGGCAGTGGGGCGTGCCCTGCTGGTCGACCCGGACTGGGCGCTGAAGGTGCGTGAAGGGCGTGAGCAGGACATCCTGCCGTTCAGCCGCGAGGCGCTGACTTCGCTGGTCTGA
- a CDS encoding TetR/AcrR family transcriptional regulator: MLVAMNSTRLDKRDLILSKGAAVMTRRGYHGTGVLEIVQAAGIPKGSFYHYFASKEDFALQALAFIYRPRLARYAQALNEPALSPRARILAYYRDLLAHFARQDTPQYHCFIGSLSFEMSEMLPAIGAEVAAIQQASVDILRDCLEQAQAAGELPADEDCGNLATFISDAWQGVLARLKVGRTLQPLEAFVTRLERLLQA; this comes from the coding sequence ATGCTCGTCGCCATGAACAGCACTCGACTCGACAAGCGCGACCTGATCCTGAGCAAGGGCGCCGCGGTGATGACCCGGCGCGGCTATCACGGCACCGGTGTGCTGGAAATCGTCCAGGCGGCCGGGATTCCCAAGGGTAGCTTCTATCACTACTTCGCCAGCAAGGAAGACTTCGCCCTGCAGGCGCTGGCCTTCATCTATCGGCCACGCCTGGCGCGTTATGCCCAGGCGCTGAACGAGCCGGCGTTGAGCCCGCGTGCACGCATCCTCGCTTACTACCGCGATCTGCTGGCGCATTTCGCCCGCCAGGACACGCCGCAGTACCACTGCTTCATCGGCAGCCTGAGTTTCGAGATGAGCGAGATGCTGCCGGCGATCGGTGCCGAGGTTGCGGCCATCCAGCAGGCGTCTGTGGACATTCTGCGTGACTGTCTGGAGCAGGCGCAGGCGGCCGGTGAACTGCCGGCCGACGAAGACTGCGGCAACCTCGCCACCTTTATCAGCGACGCCTGGCAGGGCGTGCTCGCCCGCCTCAAGGTGGGCCGCACTCTGCAGCCGCTGGAAGCTTTCGTCACCCGCCTGGAGCGTTTGCTGCAGGCCTGA
- the pgeF gene encoding peptidoglycan editing factor PgeF produces MSVHDWLTPDWPAPANVRACVTTRSGGVSSAPFDTFNLGDHVDDDPAAVASNRAQLVDALGCRPAWMRQVHGIVVAPADPAVIIEADGNWTSTPGIACTAMTADCLPALFCDRAGTRVAAAHAGWRGLAGGVLEATVKALDVAPQDLLVWLGPAIGPQAFEVGAEVREAFVQQHAEAADAFVPSINAGKFMADIYQLARIRLAARGVTAVSGGGLCTYNDPRFYSYRRSARTGRFASLIWLQP; encoded by the coding sequence GTGAGTGTTCACGACTGGCTGACGCCCGACTGGCCAGCGCCCGCCAACGTGCGCGCCTGCGTCACCACGCGCAGCGGCGGGGTCAGCAGCGCACCGTTCGACACCTTCAATCTCGGCGATCATGTCGACGATGATCCGGCAGCGGTGGCGAGCAATCGTGCCCAATTGGTCGATGCGCTCGGGTGCCGGCCCGCCTGGATGCGTCAGGTGCATGGCATCGTTGTGGCGCCGGCTGATCCTGCCGTGATCATCGAGGCCGACGGCAACTGGACGAGCACGCCCGGTATCGCCTGCACGGCCATGACCGCCGACTGCCTGCCGGCGCTGTTTTGCGACCGTGCCGGTACCCGTGTGGCAGCGGCGCATGCCGGCTGGCGCGGTTTGGCCGGTGGCGTGCTGGAAGCGACCGTCAAGGCGTTGGACGTCGCCCCGCAGGACCTGCTGGTCTGGCTCGGCCCGGCCATCGGTCCGCAGGCATTCGAGGTGGGCGCCGAGGTGCGCGAGGCCTTCGTGCAGCAGCATGCCGAGGCTGCCGATGCATTCGTGCCCAGCATCAACGCCGGCAAGTTCATGGCCGATATCTACCAGCTGGCGCGCATTCGCCTGGCGGCCAGGGGCGTGACTGCCGTCAGTGGTGGTGGCCTGTGTACCTACAACGACCCGCGTTTCTACTCCTATCGCCGTAGCGCCCGCACCGGGCGTTTCGCCTCGCTGATCTGGCTGCAGCCCTGA
- the rluD gene encoding 23S rRNA pseudouridine(1911/1915/1917) synthase RluD yields the protein MTSIDKQLIQLQAVVPFEQGGQRLDQVAAQLFDEYSRSRLSSWIREGRLTVDGAVARPRDTVHAGSTLVLDAEQEAQGEWIAQDIELNIVYEDEHLLVIDKPAGLVVHPAAGHADGTLLNALLHHVPDIVNVPRAGIVHRLDKDTTGLMVVAKTLQAQTNLVEQLQKRTVSRIYECISIGVITAGGTIDAPIGRSSSQRQRMAVTDGGKPAITHYRVLERYRSHTHVRVKLETGRTHQIRVHMSHVGYPLVGDPVYAGRFRIPPAASPSLVQSLKEFPRQALHARFLELDHPATGKRMKWESPLPDDLVWLLTLLRQDREAFVG from the coding sequence ATGACTTCTATAGACAAGCAATTGATCCAACTCCAGGCCGTCGTCCCCTTCGAACAGGGCGGCCAACGCCTCGACCAGGTGGCTGCGCAGTTGTTTGACGAGTACTCCCGTTCGCGTCTCTCCAGCTGGATCAGGGAAGGCCGCCTGACCGTCGATGGTGCCGTGGCGCGCCCGCGCGACACCGTGCATGCCGGCTCGACGCTGGTGCTCGATGCCGAGCAGGAAGCGCAGGGCGAGTGGATTGCCCAGGACATCGAACTGAACATCGTCTATGAAGACGAACACCTGTTGGTGATCGACAAGCCGGCAGGCCTTGTGGTGCACCCGGCTGCGGGGCATGCCGACGGCACGCTGCTCAACGCGTTGCTGCATCACGTGCCGGATATCGTCAACGTGCCGCGTGCCGGTATCGTCCATCGTCTGGACAAGGACACCACCGGCCTGATGGTGGTGGCCAAGACCCTGCAGGCGCAGACCAATCTGGTCGAGCAGCTGCAGAAGCGTACGGTCAGCCGCATCTATGAATGCATCAGCATCGGCGTGATCACCGCCGGCGGCACCATCGATGCGCCGATCGGGCGCAGCTCCAGCCAGCGTCAGCGCATGGCAGTGACCGATGGCGGCAAGCCAGCGATTACTCATTACCGGGTGCTGGAGCGCTATCGCTCGCACACTCATGTGCGGGTCAAGCTGGAAACCGGGCGTACCCACCAGATTCGCGTGCATATGAGCCATGTCGGTTACCCACTTGTGGGCGATCCGGTCTACGCCGGGCGCTTCCGCATTCCGCCGGCGGCCAGCCCGAGTCTGGTGCAGAGCCTCAAGGAATTTCCGCGCCAGGCCCTGCATGCGCGCTTCCTCGAACTGGATCACCCGGCCACTGGCAAGCGCATGAAGTGGGAGTCGCCGCTGCCGGATGATCTGGTCTGGCTGCTGACCCTGTTGCGTCAGGACCGCGAGGCCTTCGTCGGGTGA
- a CDS encoding outer membrane protein assembly factor BamD: protein MQVKHLLLIAILALTAACSSKQPEVDENLSEVELYQQAQADLDNRSYTQAISKLKALESRYPFGRYAEQAQLELIYAYYKNAEPEAAKSSAERFIRLHPQHANVDYAYYLKGLASFDQDRGLLARFLPLDMTKRDPGAARDSYNEFAQLTSRYPTSRYAPDAKQRMIYLRNLLAAYEVHVAHYYLTRQAYVAAANRGRYVVENFQETPSVGDGLAIMTEAYQRLALDDLAATSLETLKLNYPDHPSLENGKFVPREEEADNRSWLAKATLGLIETDTPLPPGETRASQDVIRQYEDAEQQIPAELQQDAKTGETAKKRSIWSRLTFGLFD from the coding sequence ATGCAAGTGAAACACCTGCTGCTGATCGCCATCCTCGCCCTTACCGCCGCCTGCTCTTCCAAGCAGCCGGAGGTCGATGAAAACCTCAGCGAGGTGGAGCTGTACCAGCAGGCTCAGGCCGACCTGGACAACCGCAGCTACACCCAGGCCATCTCCAAGCTCAAGGCGCTTGAATCGCGCTATCCCTTCGGTCGCTATGCCGAGCAGGCGCAGCTGGAGCTGATCTACGCGTACTACAAGAATGCCGAACCGGAAGCGGCCAAGTCCTCTGCCGAGCGCTTCATCCGCCTGCACCCGCAGCACGCCAATGTCGACTATGCCTACTACCTCAAGGGCCTGGCCTCGTTCGATCAGGACCGCGGTCTGCTGGCGCGCTTCCTGCCGCTGGACATGACCAAGCGTGACCCGGGCGCCGCGCGCGACTCCTACAACGAGTTCGCCCAGCTCACCAGCCGCTACCCGACCAGCCGCTACGCACCGGATGCCAAGCAGCGCATGATCTACCTGCGCAACCTGCTGGCCGCCTATGAAGTACACGTCGCCCACTACTACCTGACCCGCCAGGCCTACGTCGCCGCCGCCAACCGTGGCCGCTACGTGGTAGAGAACTTCCAGGAAACTCCGTCGGTCGGTGACGGTCTGGCGATCATGACCGAGGCCTATCAGCGTCTGGCGCTGGACGACCTGGCTGCCACCAGCCTGGAAACCCTCAAGCTCAACTATCCGGATCACCCGAGCCTGGAGAACGGCAAGTTCGTGCCGCGCGAGGAAGAGGCCGACAACCGTTCCTGGCTGGCCAAGGCCACCCTCGGCCTGATCGAAACCGACACACCGCTGCCGCCGGGCGAAACCCGCGCCAGCCAGGACGTGATTCGCCAGTACGAAGACGCCGAGCAGCAGATCCCGGCCGAACTGCAGCAGGATGCCAAGACCGGCGAAACCGCCAAGAAGCGCTCGATCTGGAGCCGTCTGACCTTCGGTCTGTTCGACTGA
- a CDS encoding PP0621 family protein — protein sequence MGLIRLLFWIAVIFAAIWIWRRFISNPKSTGPAEETAAPMVRCAHCGVHVPKPLALSQDQQWYCSQAHLEQGPRTGDR from the coding sequence ATGGGCCTTATTCGCCTGCTGTTCTGGATTGCCGTCATCTTTGCAGCGATCTGGATCTGGCGCCGCTTCATCAGCAACCCCAAGAGCACTGGCCCCGCCGAAGAAACAGCTGCGCCTATGGTGCGCTGCGCACATTGCGGCGTGCATGTCCCCAAACCCCTTGCCCTGAGCCAGGATCAGCAGTGGTACTGCAGCCAGGCCCATCTCGAACAAGGCCCACGCACCGGTGACCGCTGA
- a CDS encoding sensor histidine kinase, with product MTADHSLQGETQGRRIFRLYHFYRLSIGLALVLLISSNLDEQLLDVVHIELFRTGSWVYLILNILIAVLVQRPKHLMQLFSLALVDVIFLSALFYAAGGTPSGIGNLLVVAVAIANILLRGRIGLLIAAIAAMALIYLTFYLSLSRPAAAAQYVQAGALGALCFAGALFIQGITRRLRLSESLAEQRAADVANLEELNEQILQRMRTGILVLDTQHRVLLANQGATQLLGRSELTGKIIDPYCPELVKRLQQWLHNPTLRPDSLQAQVDGPMLQPSFISLQRGEEQHILVFLDDISQIAQQAQQLKLASLGRLTAGIAHEIRNPLGAISHAAQLLQESEDLQGPDQRLAQIIQDHSKRMNLVIENVLQLSRRRQAEPQLLDLKYWLHRFASEFRSSAPSDRQIHLETQSGSLQTRMDPHQLTQVLTNLVQNGLRYSAQKHRVGQVWLRLFRDEFSDLPVLEILDDGPGVPPEQEQHIFEPFYTTENKGTGLGLYISRELCQSNQARLDYKPREGGGSCFRITFAHPRKLS from the coding sequence GTGACCGCTGATCACAGTTTGCAAGGCGAAACCCAGGGGCGACGCATTTTCAGGCTCTATCATTTCTATCGCCTGAGCATCGGTCTGGCGCTGGTACTGCTGATCTCCAGCAACCTTGATGAGCAGCTTCTGGATGTGGTGCATATCGAGCTGTTTCGTACCGGCAGCTGGGTCTACCTGATCCTCAACATCCTCATTGCCGTACTGGTGCAACGCCCCAAGCACCTGATGCAGCTATTCAGCCTGGCGCTGGTGGATGTGATCTTTCTCTCCGCGCTGTTCTACGCAGCTGGCGGCACACCCAGCGGCATCGGCAACCTGCTGGTGGTGGCGGTGGCCATCGCCAATATCCTGCTTCGTGGCCGCATCGGCCTGCTGATCGCCGCCATTGCCGCAATGGCGCTGATCTACCTGACCTTCTATCTCAGCCTCAGCCGCCCCGCCGCTGCCGCCCAGTACGTGCAGGCCGGCGCCCTCGGCGCCCTATGCTTCGCCGGTGCGCTATTCATTCAAGGCATCACCCGCCGCCTGCGCCTGAGTGAAAGCCTGGCCGAGCAACGCGCGGCAGACGTCGCCAATCTGGAGGAGCTCAATGAACAGATCCTGCAGCGCATGCGTACCGGCATCCTGGTGCTCGACACGCAGCATCGTGTGCTGCTGGCCAACCAGGGCGCGACACAGCTGCTGGGCCGCAGCGAACTGACCGGCAAGATCATCGACCCGTACTGCCCCGAGCTGGTGAAGCGCCTGCAACAGTGGTTGCACAACCCGACCCTGCGCCCGGACAGCCTGCAGGCGCAGGTCGACGGGCCTATGCTGCAGCCCAGCTTCATCTCCCTGCAGCGCGGAGAAGAACAGCACATCCTGGTTTTTCTCGACGACATTTCGCAGATCGCCCAGCAGGCGCAACAGCTGAAACTGGCCTCGCTCGGCCGCCTGACCGCAGGCATCGCCCACGAAATCCGCAACCCGCTCGGTGCAATCAGCCACGCCGCGCAGCTGTTGCAGGAATCCGAAGATCTGCAAGGCCCCGATCAGCGCCTGGCGCAGATCATTCAGGATCACTCCAAGCGCATGAATCTGGTGATCGAGAACGTTCTGCAGCTCTCGCGCCGACGTCAGGCCGAGCCACAATTGCTGGACCTGAAGTACTGGCTGCACCGCTTCGCCAGCGAATTTCGCAGCTCGGCGCCGAGCGACCGGCAAATCCATCTGGAAACCCAGAGTGGCAGCCTGCAAACACGCATGGACCCCCATCAGCTGACCCAGGTGCTGACCAACCTGGTACAGAACGGCTTGCGCTACAGCGCGCAGAAACACCGGGTCGGCCAGGTCTGGCTGCGTCTGTTCCGCGACGAGTTCAGCGACCTGCCGGTGCTGGAGATTCTCGACGACGGCCCCGGCGTGCCGCCCGAGCAGGAGCAGCACATCTTCGAGCCCTTCTACACCACTGAAAACAAGGGCACCGGACTCGGCCTGTATATCTCCCGCGAGCTATGCCAGAGCAACCAGGCCCGCCTCGACTACAAACCTCGTGAAGGGGGCGGCAGCTGCTTCCGCATCACCTTCGCCCATCCGCGCAAACTGAGCTGA
- a CDS encoding sigma-54-dependent transcriptional regulator, protein MNRQRALIVDDEPDIRELLEITLGRMKLDTRSARNVKEAREWLAREPFDLCLTDMRLPDGTGLDLVQYIQQRHPQVPVAMITAYGSLDTAINSLKAGAFDFLTKPVDLGRLRELVATALRIRSPEGEETPVDSRLLGDSPPMKSLRKQIQKLSRSQAPVYISGESGSGKELVARLIHEQGPRVEQPFVPVNCGAIPSELMESEFFGHKKGSFTGAIEDKQGLFQAANGGTLFLDEVADLPLPMQVKLLRAIQEKAVRAVGGQQEVVVDVRILCATHKDLAAEVAAGRFRQDLYYRLNVIELRVPPLRERREDIAQLAEVMLARLAEGTGLAAAKLHPDALEKLKNYRFPGNVRELENMLERAYTLCEDDQITPNDLRLADASGPGNESGEASLAQIDNLEDYLEDIERKLIMQALEETRWNRTAAAQRLGLTFRSMRYRLKKLGID, encoded by the coding sequence ATGAACCGTCAGAGAGCCCTGATCGTCGACGACGAACCCGATATCCGCGAACTGCTGGAAATCACCCTCGGACGCATGAAGCTGGATACCCGCAGCGCCCGCAACGTCAAGGAAGCACGCGAGTGGCTGGCGCGCGAGCCCTTCGACCTGTGCCTGACCGACATGCGCCTACCCGACGGCACCGGCCTGGATCTGGTGCAGTACATCCAGCAGCGCCATCCGCAAGTCCCCGTGGCAATGATCACCGCCTATGGCAGCCTGGATACCGCGATCAACTCGCTCAAGGCCGGAGCCTTCGACTTCCTCACCAAGCCGGTAGACCTCGGCCGGCTGCGCGAACTGGTCGCCACCGCTCTGCGCATTCGCTCCCCCGAAGGAGAAGAAACTCCGGTCGACAGCCGCCTGCTCGGCGACTCCCCGCCGATGAAGTCCCTGCGCAAGCAGATTCAGAAACTTTCGCGCAGCCAGGCGCCGGTCTACATCAGTGGCGAATCGGGCAGCGGCAAGGAATTGGTGGCCCGTCTGATCCACGAACAGGGTCCTCGCGTCGAGCAGCCCTTCGTCCCGGTCAACTGCGGCGCCATCCCCTCGGAGCTGATGGAGAGCGAGTTCTTCGGTCACAAGAAAGGCAGCTTCACCGGCGCCATCGAAGACAAGCAGGGCCTATTCCAGGCAGCCAATGGTGGCACCCTGTTCCTCGACGAAGTCGCCGACCTGCCGCTGCCGATGCAGGTGAAGCTGCTGCGCGCCATCCAGGAAAAGGCCGTGCGTGCGGTCGGTGGTCAGCAGGAAGTGGTGGTCGATGTACGCATCCTCTGCGCCACCCACAAGGACCTGGCCGCCGAAGTCGCCGCCGGGCGTTTCCGACAGGACCTCTACTATCGCCTCAACGTCATCGAACTGCGCGTACCGCCACTGCGCGAGCGCCGCGAGGACATCGCCCAGTTGGCCGAGGTGATGCTCGCGCGCCTGGCCGAAGGCACCGGCCTTGCAGCAGCCAAACTGCACCCCGACGCACTGGAAAAACTGAAGAACTATCGCTTCCCGGGCAATGTGCGCGAGCTGGAAAACATGCTCGAACGCGCCTACACCCTGTGCGAGGACGATCAGATCACTCCGAACGATCTGCGCCTGGCCGACGCCAGCGGTCCCGGTAACGAAAGTGGCGAAGCCAGCCTGGCGCAGATCGACAACCTCGAGGACTACCTCGAGGACATCGAACGCAAGCTGATCATGCAGGCATTGGAAGAAACCCGCTGGAACCGCACCGCCGCGGCCCAGCGCCTGGGCCTGACCTTCCGCTCAATGCGTTATCGCCTGAAGAAGCTGGGCATCGACTGA
- the thiO gene encoding glycine oxidase ThiO — protein sequence MSKDFLIVGGGAIGMLSTLSLARSGASVQLLEAGSTGQESSWAGGGIVSPLYPWRYSAAVTALAHWSQDFYPGFGQRLLDETGIDPEVHVTGLYWLDLDDEGEALVWAEREGRPLRSVDIAEVYRDVPVLGGGFEQAIHMPGVANVRNPRLVKALRAALAAMPNVDVREHCAVTGFIQEDGQIRGVTTADGEIRADRVVLAAGAWSGALLNTLGLELPVEPVKGEMILYKCAEDFLPSMVLAKGRYAIPRKDGHILVGSTLEYAGFDKTPTDNALASLKASAEELLPALRDAEVVGHWAGLRPGSPEGIPFIGEVSSHPGLWLNCGHFRNGLVLAPASCQLLADLMLGREPIIDPAPYAPAGRLGR from the coding sequence ATGTCGAAGGATTTTCTGATTGTTGGGGGCGGAGCGATTGGCATGCTCTCCACGTTATCGCTTGCACGAAGCGGGGCCTCGGTGCAATTGCTGGAGGCTGGCTCTACAGGTCAGGAATCCTCCTGGGCCGGCGGCGGCATTGTTTCTCCGCTCTACCCCTGGCGCTACAGCGCCGCGGTGACGGCGCTGGCGCATTGGTCACAGGACTTCTATCCGGGCTTTGGTCAGCGGTTGCTGGACGAGACGGGTATCGATCCCGAAGTGCATGTCACAGGGCTGTACTGGCTTGATCTGGATGACGAGGGCGAAGCCCTGGTGTGGGCAGAGCGCGAAGGGCGTCCGCTCCGGTCGGTGGATATCGCGGAGGTCTATAGGGACGTGCCCGTGCTGGGAGGTGGTTTTGAGCAGGCCATCCATATGCCGGGGGTGGCCAATGTGCGTAACCCGCGCTTGGTCAAGGCGCTGCGAGCGGCTTTGGCAGCCATGCCGAATGTGGATGTGCGTGAGCATTGCGCGGTTACCGGGTTTATCCAGGAGGACGGGCAGATTCGTGGCGTGACCACGGCGGATGGAGAGATTCGCGCTGATCGCGTAGTGCTCGCTGCCGGTGCCTGGAGTGGAGCGTTGCTCAATACGCTTGGGCTGGAGTTACCGGTCGAGCCGGTGAAGGGGGAGATGATTCTCTACAAGTGTGCCGAGGATTTTCTGCCGAGCATGGTATTGGCCAAGGGGCGTTATGCGATTCCGCGCAAGGATGGACATATCCTGGTCGGCAGCACGCTGGAGTACGCCGGATTCGACAAGACGCCGACCGATAACGCGCTGGCAAGCCTCAAGGCTTCGGCCGAGGAGCTGCTGCCTGCGCTCCGGGACGCCGAAGTGGTAGGGCATTGGGCCGGTTTGCGGCCTGGCTCACCGGAAGGTATTCCCTTTATCGGCGAGGTTTCCTCGCACCCCGGGCTCTGGCTCAACTGCGGACATTTCCGCAATGGCTTGGTGCTGGCGCCGGCATCCTGCCAACTGCTGGCCGATCTGATGCTGGGGCGTGAGCCGATCATCGATCCAGCGCCCTATGCCCCAGCGGGGCGTCTGGGGCGCTGA
- a CDS encoding GspH/FimT family protein yields MRHSQQLAFSLAELLIALLVLAILASITVPQINQLVEKDRQQASGDLLLRNLENARARAIAEKRAVLVCPSSSVECAEDWNEGWILKSPSTDEILSRDKLSELDGTLHWTGYRKIILFRSDGTSPTGNGRFFLCTQQGLAWQLIINRQGRIRRSDFKEDMNEAHRCN; encoded by the coding sequence ATGCGCCATTCCCAGCAATTGGCCTTCAGCTTGGCCGAGCTCCTCATAGCCCTCCTAGTGCTTGCCATTCTGGCGAGCATCACAGTTCCGCAAATCAATCAGCTGGTCGAAAAGGACCGACAACAGGCCTCAGGGGACTTGCTACTTCGGAACTTGGAAAACGCCAGAGCCAGAGCAATTGCCGAGAAAAGAGCAGTGCTAGTCTGCCCCTCATCCAGCGTCGAATGCGCAGAAGATTGGAACGAGGGCTGGATCCTGAAGTCACCGTCAACCGACGAAATACTGAGCCGCGACAAGCTCTCCGAACTTGACGGCACACTGCACTGGACGGGATACCGGAAAATCATTCTATTCAGAAGCGACGGCACCAGCCCCACGGGTAATGGCCGCTTTTTCCTATGCACGCAGCAGGGTCTGGCGTGGCAATTGATCATTAACCGACAGGGCCGTATTCGACGGTCGGACTTCAAGGAAGATATGAACGAGGCCCACCGCTGCAACTGA
- a CDS encoding GspH/FimT family pseudopilin: MRGKAATGGFTLVELMIVIALIAIVAMIAMPNFTDMIERNRLQSQAEELRSFLLYARGEAVTLKSTITVETDDADPWVIERDGTAIRKLEHNPELVTIRSSGETITFRSNGTATAATFTVCHDDDPTRGYFLEIQASGATSLYLQGEKDANHTALDSCTL, translated from the coding sequence ATGCGAGGCAAAGCGGCAACCGGCGGATTCACCCTGGTCGAGTTGATGATCGTCATCGCGCTGATCGCTATCGTGGCGATGATCGCAATGCCGAATTTTACCGACATGATCGAGCGTAATCGCCTGCAGAGCCAGGCAGAAGAACTCAGATCATTTCTTCTCTACGCCAGAGGCGAAGCTGTAACCCTGAAGTCAACCATTACGGTCGAGACCGATGACGCAGATCCTTGGGTTATTGAACGGGATGGCACTGCCATTCGCAAGCTTGAGCATAACCCTGAGCTGGTGACCATACGCTCGAGTGGAGAAACCATCACCTTCAGAAGCAACGGCACTGCGACCGCAGCGACGTTCACCGTCTGCCATGATGACGACCCCACCCGAGGGTACTTTCTGGAAATACAAGCCAGCGGCGCAACAAGCCTATATCTACAGGGGGAAAAGGATGCCAACCACACAGCTCTCGACAGCTGCACCTTGTGA